The Malus domestica chromosome 10, GDT2T_hap1 genome contains a region encoding:
- the LOC103445778 gene encoding BAHD acyltransferase BIA1-like: MLSFARVANGRLMRQYYNGDLDLRRYMEVRVMIVKLEEWRKTMASENIKVEITHKEIIKPSSPTPRHLSSTDLSVFDQFTPEIYVPLLLFYPSSSDEEVNSIDHHSLFAERSNLLKTSLSEALTRFYPFAGEFVYNVSIRCNDHGAGFHEAQVNCSLSKILEKPDLGILKLFVPTAVESKQAEAGHLLLVQVNLFKCGGMAIGVSISHKVADAATLSTFIKSWTEIALGSDSTIVPAVLPAEFRVAATLFPPQDFFSSSKPIVEFAENKCVTKRFVFDAANIAALKSKAASTTLPNPTRVEVLSALIWKCATEASRSNLGFVKPSVLLQVLNMRKRSGQALTENILGNFLWYFTSTTMESELDLESLVEKLRKGIEEYKEKYPSGLSSEVIFQSLKESGNLLLKDSTENYTCTSWCRFPFYEANFGWGKPSWVSTHGSELKNKILLMDMSDGVGIEALLTLKEEDMAIIESNEELLAYASVNPTII; encoded by the coding sequence ATGCTTTCCTTTGCTCGAGTTGCAAATGGTAGACTAATGAGACAATATTATAATGGTGATCTAGATCTGCGTCGTTATATGGAGGTTCGTGTTATGATTGTGAAACTCGAAGAGTGGAGAAAAACGATGGCTTCAGAGAACATCAAGGTTGAAATAACCCACAAGGAAATAATTAAACCATCCTCTCCAACTCCTCGCCACCTTTCAAGTACCGATCTCTCGGTTTTCGATCAGTTTACGCCTGAAATTTATGTCCCATTACTTCTCTTCTATCCCAGCTCCAGTGATGAGGAGGTCAATAGTATTGATCACCATTCTTTGTTTGCTGAAAGATCCAACCTTCTGAAAACATCATTGTCTGAAGCCCTCACTCGGTTCTACCCTTTTGCCGGAGAATTTGTATACAATGTTTCGATCAGATGCAATGATCATGGGGCTGGATTTCATGAAGCCCAAGTCAACTGTTCCTTATCGAAAATTTTGGAGAAACCTGATTTAGGTATCTTAAAACTATTTGTTCCAACTGCTGTAGAATCCAAGCAAGCAGAGGCAGGCCATCTTCTCCTTGTCCAGGTCAACTTATTTAAATGTGGTGGAATGGCAATTGGGGTCAGCATTTCACATAAGGTCGCCGATGCCGCTACACtaagtacattcatcaaaagctGGACTGAAATTGCCCTTGGCTCAGATAGTACTATTGTTCCTGCTGTGCTTCCTGCAGAGTTTCGGGTTGCAGCTACTCTATTCCCACCACAAGATTTCTTTAGCTCATCCAAACCAATCGTGGaatttgcagaaaacaagtgtgtaACAAAGAGATTTGTGTTTGACGCTGCAAATATTGCTGCTCTCAAGTCCAAAGCTGCCAGTACCACCCTGCCGAATCCAACGCGTGTTGAAGTTTTGTCTGCGCTCATTTGGAAGTGTGCCACTGAAGCATCGAGATCAAACTTGGGTTTTGTAAAGCCATCTGTGTTGCTTCAAGTGTTGAACATGAGGAAAAGATCAGGGCAGGCATTGACAGAAAACATATTGGGGAACTTTTTGTGGTACTTCACATCAACGACTATGGAAAGTGAATTGGATCTTGAAAGCTTGGTTGAGAAACTCAGGAAAGGCATTGAGGAATATAAGGAAAAGTATCCTAGTGGACTTAGTAGTGAGGTTATATTTCAAAGCTTGAAAGAGTCCGGGAATCTCTTGCTAAAGGATAGTACAGAAAATTATACTTGTACCAGTTGGTGCAGGTTTCCCTTCTATGAAGCCAATTTCGGGTGGGGGAAGCCTTCATGGGTGAGTACCCATGGCAGTGAGTTGAAGAATAAAATTCTGTTGATGGACATGAGTGACGGGGTTGGCATAGAAGCGTTATTGACTCTCAAAGAAGAAGACATGGCCATAATTGAAAGCAACGAGGAGCTGCTTGCGTACGCTTCTGTGAATCCGACTATCATTTAA